The following proteins are co-located in the Leptodactylus fuscus isolate aLepFus1 chromosome 8, aLepFus1.hap2, whole genome shotgun sequence genome:
- the LOC142216578 gene encoding protein mono-ADP-ribosyltransferase PARP15-like, which yields MSNVVVVCETSVKLKKGDIADENTDAIVNLNNATLSRNEGVSKAILNSAGPDVKEECERLAKLPNDGCVVTSAGNLKCHKIIHLIDVGPHNIVTSVVKALKASDANNMATISLPAIGTGKSQLKAESSIRLIMKGIEDYLNNPAVMTVLSEIVIVVFEQDVFEKYQRFFQNYKTNYPHFSAFGKMIELVKGDITHQAVDCIVNLTNSSLNQSCGVSGAILSAAGDTVKEECKKIGVLQRDGVAVTSGGNLESKHIMHIIGPTTVPDYEPSIDRILQECHKNGFVSVALPAIGTGMAHVDVEESIKAILSSVLSYLSDTLIPSLETILIIVIQESIYTKYLKVFQAKSTELQALQREERLVSAMLQGVTFNYPQTWTDIGKNDYQEIILQETSQEYKDVKDKFFKTVSKSSYKVTEIKRIQNVPLWQSFTINKQTVNRKNPGLKNIKHLYHGTSAEAIININRDGFNRVYCGKNGTAYGNGTYFALEAEYSSSETYSPCDVNGKKYIYQAAVITGRYCAGKSSYKEAPHIDGDPNKGRYDSVVNNVGNPTIFVVFHDDVAYPEYLITFKKC from the exons ATGAGTAATGTTGTGGTGGTGTGTGAAACATCTGTGAAGTTGAAAAAAGGGGACATCGCTGACGAAAATACAGACGCCATAGTAAACTTAAATAATGCAACTCTGAGCCGCAATGAGG ggGTCTCTAAGGCCATCTTGAATTCTGCAGGTCCTGATGTAAAGGAAGAATGTGAACGTCTAG CTAAGCTCCCCAATGATGGCTGCGTTGTGACCTCAGCTGGAAATCTGAAATGCCATAAAATAATTCATCTCATTGATGTCGGACCACACAACATTGTTACCTCGGTGGTGAAAGCTCTTAAGGCCAGTGATGCCAACAACATGGCGACTATTAGTCTCCCAGCCATTGGAACAG GAAAGAGTCAATTAAAAGCTGAAAGTTCTATAAGATTGATCATGAAGGGGATAGAAGACTACCTAAACAATCCTGCTGTCATGACTGTCCTTTCTGAGATCGTCATTGTTGTTTTTGAACAGGATGTTTTTGAAAAATATCAACGTTTTTTTCAGAATTACAAG ACAAATTACCCCCACTTCTCGGCTTTTGGAAAAATGATAGAATTAGTCAAAGGAGACATCACACATCAGGCGGTGGACTGTATCGTGAACTTAACTAATTCATCATTGAATCAATCTTGTG GTGTTTCAGGGGCAATATTGAGTGCTGCTGGGGACACGGTTAAGGAAGAATGCAAAAAAATTG GTGTTTTACAAAGAGACGGAGTTGCCGTTACAAGTGGTGGAAATCTTGAAAGCAAACACATCATGCACATTATAGGACCCACTACTGTCCCTGACTATGAACCTTCCATCGACCGAATTTTACAAGAATGCCATAAAAACGGGTTCGTGAGTGTGGCGCTGCCGGCCATTGGGACAG GAATGGCCCATGTAGATGTAGAAGAATCCATCAAGGCTATCCTGAGCAGTGTCCTCAGCTACTTATCCGATACCTTGATTCCATCCCTGGAGACAATCCTCATCATTGTCATCCAAGAAAGTATTTACACTAAGTATCTGAAGGTCTTTCAAGCCAAAAGTACAGAATTACAG gcTCTCCAGAGGGAAGAAAGGCTCGTGTCGGCAATGCTTCAGggag TAACATTTAACTATCCGCAGACATGGACGGACATTGGGAAAAATGATTATCAGGAAATAATACTTCAAGAAACATCACAAGAATACAAAGACGTCAAAGATAAATTCTTCAAAACTGTATCAAAGAGTAGCTATAAAGTCACTGAG ATCAAACGTATTCAGAATGTTCCATTGTGGCAGAGTTTCACTATTAACAAGCAAACTGTGAACAGAAAAAACCCTGGTCTGAAAAATATAAAGCACCTTTACCATGGCACAAGTGCTGAGGCCATTATCAACATTAATCGCGATGGATTCAACCGAGTCTACTGTGGTAAAAATG GAACTGCTTACGGCAATGGGACCTACTTCGCCCTAGAGGCAGAATACTCTTCTAGCGAGACATACTCTCCTTGTGATGTTAATGGGAAAAAATACATCTACCAAGCCGCAGTGATAACTGGACGATATTGTGCGGGGAAATCCTCCTACAAGGAAGCGCCACATATCGATGGTGACCCCAATAAGGGCCGCTATGACTCAGTGGTGAATAATGTTGGGAACCCCACAATATTTGTTGTTTTCCATGATGATGTTGCCTACCCTGAATATCTCATCACTTTCAAGAAATGCTGA